A window of Clavibacter michiganensis contains these coding sequences:
- a CDS encoding DUF3566 domain-containing protein, with translation MSSVAEKLAKKSSRATTTKQVRLKLVYVDFWSALKLAFLFSVVLGIITVVATFLIYVVLQTTNVFGTVDQLFQEVSGSADFTLQDVFGLGQVLGFAIVVAVLNIVVGTVLGAVAALLYNLSVRITGGVLVGFTNA, from the coding sequence ATGAGTAGTGTCGCCGAGAAGCTCGCGAAGAAGTCGTCGCGTGCCACCACCACCAAGCAGGTGCGTCTCAAGCTCGTGTACGTCGACTTCTGGTCGGCGCTGAAGCTCGCGTTCCTCTTCTCCGTGGTGCTCGGCATCATCACCGTCGTCGCGACGTTCCTCATCTACGTGGTGCTGCAGACCACGAACGTGTTCGGCACGGTCGACCAGCTGTTCCAGGAGGTGTCCGGATCCGCGGACTTCACCCTCCAGGACGTCTTCGGCCTGGGTCAGGTGCTCGGCTTCGCGATCGTCGTGGCCGTGCTCAACATCGTCGTCGGCACCGTGCTCGGCGCCGTGGCCGCGCTGCTCTACAACCTCAGCGTGCGCATCACGGGCGGCGTCCTCGTCGGCTTCACCAACGCGTAG
- the recF gene encoding DNA replication/repair protein RecF (All proteins in this family for which functions are known are DNA-binding proteins that assist the filamentation of RecA onto DNA for the initiation of recombination or recombinational repair.) gives MIVRHLSLGDFRNYTRADVALLPGATLFVGSNGQGKTNLVEALGFLSTLGSHRVSTDQALIRQGAESAVIRALLQHAGRELRVEVQINRSAANRAQVNSTPTKPRELPRYFSSVLFAPEDLALVRGDPSGRRRLLDQLLVLRTPRLAGVLSDYDRALKQRNTLLKSARARGMKADQLGTLDIWDERLVAIGSQIIAARGALVEALQPELARAYLAVAGSDHGPSARPELSILADDPGEDDIADETGARDGGRFTRTDDVVPVFTAAIARMRPRELERGLTLVGPHRDDVLFRLNGLPAKGYASHGESWSFALALKLASAELLRRDSQTGDPVLILDDVFAELDQARRGRLAEAVTGFEQVLITAAVFEDVPAHLAANAVHIRAGEIVDAPAPASEPDAEGGGAA, from the coding sequence ATGATCGTCCGTCACCTCTCCCTGGGTGACTTCCGCAACTACACCCGCGCGGACGTCGCGCTCCTGCCCGGTGCCACCCTCTTCGTGGGGAGCAACGGGCAGGGCAAGACGAACCTGGTGGAGGCGCTGGGCTTCCTGAGCACGCTCGGGTCGCACCGCGTCTCCACCGACCAGGCGCTCATCCGCCAGGGTGCCGAATCCGCCGTGATCCGCGCGCTGCTGCAGCACGCGGGCCGGGAGCTCCGGGTCGAGGTGCAGATCAACCGGTCCGCGGCCAACCGCGCGCAGGTCAACAGCACGCCGACCAAGCCGCGCGAGCTGCCGCGGTACTTCTCGAGCGTCCTGTTCGCGCCGGAGGACCTGGCGCTCGTGCGCGGGGATCCGTCGGGGCGTCGCCGGCTGCTCGACCAGCTGCTCGTGCTGCGCACGCCGCGCCTCGCCGGCGTGCTGTCGGACTACGACCGGGCGCTGAAGCAGCGCAACACCCTGCTGAAGTCGGCGCGGGCGCGCGGGATGAAGGCGGACCAGCTGGGGACGCTCGACATCTGGGACGAGCGGCTCGTGGCGATCGGATCGCAGATCATCGCAGCGCGCGGCGCCCTGGTCGAGGCGCTGCAGCCGGAGCTCGCGCGCGCGTACCTGGCGGTGGCGGGATCCGACCACGGTCCCTCCGCGCGTCCCGAGCTGAGCATCCTCGCGGACGACCCGGGCGAGGACGACATCGCGGACGAGACGGGTGCGCGCGACGGCGGCCGCTTCACGCGGACCGATGACGTAGTGCCCGTCTTCACCGCGGCCATCGCGCGGATGCGACCACGCGAGCTCGAGCGGGGCCTGACCCTGGTCGGCCCGCACCGCGACGACGTGCTGTTCCGGCTCAACGGGTTACCCGCGAAGGGCTACGCCAGTCACGGGGAGTCGTGGTCGTTCGCCCTGGCGCTGAAGCTCGCGTCGGCCGAGCTGCTGCGACGCGACTCGCAGACGGGGGATCCCGTGCTGATCCTCGACGACGTGTTCGCCGAGCTCGATCAGGCCAGGCGAGGGCGCCTCGCGGAGGCCGTCACCGGCTTCGAGCAGGTGCTGATCACCGCGGCCGTGTTCGAGGACGTGCCCGCGCACCTGGCGGCGAACGCCGTGCACATCCGGGCCGGCGAGATCGTGGACGCTCCGGCGCCTGCCTCGGAACCCGACGCCGAGGGCGGGGGAGCGGCGTGA
- a CDS encoding cell division protein CrgA has protein sequence MARDKTTRPSRQERVRDEDAPNPVWFKPIMFGFMLVGLAWLIVYYVSLNAFPIPDLGVGNILIGFGLILVGFLMTTRWR, from the coding sequence ATGGCCCGCGACAAGACGACGAGACCCTCCCGCCAGGAACGCGTGCGCGACGAGGACGCCCCGAACCCCGTGTGGTTCAAGCCCATCATGTTCGGCTTCATGCTCGTGGGGCTCGCGTGGCTCATCGTCTACTACGTCAGCCTCAACGCCTTCCCCATCCCCGACCTCGGCGTGGGCAACATCCTCATCGGCTTCGGTCTCATCCTGGTCGGCTTCCTCATGACCACCAGGTGGCGCTGA
- a CDS encoding peptidylprolyl isomerase, which yields MSAHTHVATMTTNHGTIVLNLFGSHAPQTVENFVGLATGEKEWTHPQTGNKSTDPLYDGVVFHRIIKDFMLQGGDPLGQGTGGPGYQFDDEISRDLDFSKPYVLAMANAGTQGGRGTNGSQFFITTAPTTWLQGKHTIFGEVADDASKKVVDALNAVPTDGRDRPREDVVIESVTVEKV from the coding sequence ATGTCTGCGCACACTCACGTCGCCACCATGACGACCAACCACGGCACCATCGTCCTCAACCTCTTCGGGTCCCACGCGCCCCAGACCGTCGAGAACTTCGTCGGCCTCGCCACGGGCGAGAAGGAGTGGACCCACCCCCAGACCGGCAACAAGTCGACCGACCCGCTCTACGACGGCGTCGTCTTCCACCGCATCATCAAGGACTTCATGCTCCAGGGCGGCGACCCGCTCGGCCAGGGCACCGGCGGACCGGGCTACCAGTTCGACGACGAGATCAGCCGCGACCTCGACTTCTCGAAGCCGTACGTCCTCGCCATGGCCAACGCCGGCACGCAGGGTGGTCGTGGCACGAACGGCTCGCAGTTCTTCATCACCACGGCGCCCACCACCTGGCTCCAGGGCAAGCACACGATCTTCGGCGAGGTCGCCGACGACGCGTCCAAGAAGGTCGTCGACGCGCTCAACGCGGTCCCGACCGACGGCCGCGACCGTCCCCGCGAGGACGTCGTGATCGAGAGCGTCACCGTCGAGAAGGTCTGA
- the dnaN gene encoding DNA polymerase III subunit beta, whose translation MKFQVNRDVFSEAVSFAVKLLPQRTTLPILSGVLIEATEDGLTLSSFDYEVSARTQIQADIEEPGRVLVSGRLLADIANRLPNAPVRFTTEDSKITVSCGSAHFTLLSMPVEEYPTLPQISEQSGLLPAEQFAAAVSQVAVAASRDDVTPVITGVQLEVGETSLGLIATDRYRVAVREIDWDGGDSTTDGTSRTALVPARTLQEIGKTFGHSGTISVAITDTDDRQLIAFSADRKTVTSLLIRGNFPPVKRLFPETVDNYAVINTADLIEATRRVQLVLEREAALRFTFSIDGLTLEAIGSEHAQASESIDALLTGVDTVVSLKPQFLLDGLGAVHSEFVRLSFTKTDNPNKPGPVLITSQSSKDQAGADNYRYLLQPNLLLR comes from the coding sequence GTGAAGTTCCAAGTCAACAGGGACGTCTTCAGCGAGGCGGTGTCCTTCGCCGTCAAGCTCCTGCCGCAGCGCACGACCCTCCCGATCCTGAGCGGGGTGCTCATCGAGGCGACCGAGGACGGACTGACGCTGTCGTCGTTCGACTACGAGGTCTCCGCCCGCACGCAGATCCAGGCGGACATCGAGGAGCCCGGCCGTGTGCTGGTCTCCGGCCGCCTGCTCGCCGACATCGCCAACCGGCTCCCGAACGCGCCGGTGCGGTTCACCACCGAGGACTCGAAGATCACGGTCTCGTGCGGATCCGCGCACTTCACGCTGCTGAGCATGCCCGTCGAGGAGTACCCGACCCTGCCGCAGATCTCCGAGCAGTCCGGCCTCCTGCCGGCCGAGCAGTTCGCCGCAGCCGTCTCGCAGGTCGCGGTGGCCGCGTCGCGGGACGACGTCACGCCCGTCATCACCGGCGTCCAGCTCGAGGTGGGGGAGACCAGCCTCGGCCTCATCGCCACCGATCGCTACCGGGTGGCCGTGCGCGAGATCGACTGGGACGGCGGCGACTCCACGACCGACGGCACCAGCCGCACCGCTCTGGTGCCCGCCCGCACCCTGCAGGAGATCGGCAAGACCTTCGGTCACAGCGGCACCATCTCCGTCGCCATCACGGACACCGACGACCGCCAGCTCATCGCGTTCAGCGCAGACAGGAAGACCGTCACGTCGCTGCTGATCCGCGGCAACTTCCCGCCGGTCAAGCGGCTCTTCCCCGAGACGGTCGACAACTACGCGGTCATCAACACGGCCGACCTCATCGAGGCGACTCGCCGCGTCCAGCTGGTGCTCGAGCGCGAAGCGGCGCTCCGGTTCACCTTCAGCATCGACGGCCTCACCCTGGAGGCCATCGGCTCCGAGCACGCGCAGGCGTCGGAGAGCATCGACGCCCTCCTGACGGGCGTCGACACCGTGGTGTCCCTGAAGCCCCAGTTCCTGCTGGACGGCCTCGGCGCCGTCCACTCCGAGTTCGTCCGGCTCTCGTTCACGAAGACGGACAACCCCAACAAGCCCGGCCCCGTGCTCATCACGAGCCAGTCCTCCAAGGACCAGGCCGGCGCTGACAACTACCGGTACCTGCTGCAGCCGAACCTGCTGCTGCGCTAG
- the gnd gene encoding phosphogluconate dehydrogenase (NAD(+)-dependent, decarboxylating), with protein MHIGLVGLGKMGARMRARLEANGIEVTGYDTNPDVSDVATLDDLAAALPTPRLVWVMVPAGKVTQNVVGDLARILEPGDLVIDGGNSKFTDDFAHAGLLAEKGIDFVDAGVSGGVWGLENGYGLMVGGPVEQVQRAMPVFDALRPEGPREEGFVHVGDSGAGHYAKMVHNGIEYAMMQSFAEGYELLAARKDIIKDVTGTFEAWQRGTVVRSWLLELLVKALKEDPGFEDIEGFVQDSGEGRWTIEEALDNAVPMPAISASIFARFSSRQEDSPAMKAVAALRNQFGGHSVQKKS; from the coding sequence ATGCACATCGGACTCGTCGGACTCGGCAAGATGGGCGCCCGCATGCGCGCGCGCCTCGAGGCGAACGGCATCGAGGTGACCGGCTACGACACCAACCCCGACGTCTCCGACGTGGCCACGCTCGACGACCTCGCCGCCGCGCTGCCCACCCCGCGCCTCGTCTGGGTCATGGTCCCGGCCGGCAAGGTCACGCAGAACGTCGTGGGCGACCTCGCCCGCATCCTGGAGCCGGGCGACCTCGTGATCGACGGCGGCAACTCCAAGTTCACCGACGACTTCGCGCACGCGGGACTGCTCGCGGAGAAGGGCATCGACTTCGTCGACGCCGGCGTCTCGGGCGGCGTCTGGGGCCTCGAGAACGGCTACGGCCTCATGGTCGGCGGTCCGGTCGAGCAGGTCCAGCGCGCGATGCCCGTCTTCGACGCGCTGCGTCCCGAGGGACCCCGCGAGGAGGGCTTCGTCCACGTCGGCGACTCCGGCGCGGGGCACTACGCGAAGATGGTCCACAACGGCATCGAGTACGCCATGATGCAGTCGTTCGCCGAGGGCTACGAGCTCCTCGCGGCACGCAAGGACATCATCAAGGACGTCACCGGCACCTTCGAGGCGTGGCAGCGCGGGACGGTCGTCCGCTCCTGGCTGCTCGAGCTCCTGGTCAAGGCCCTCAAGGAGGACCCGGGCTTCGAGGACATCGAGGGCTTCGTGCAGGACTCCGGCGAGGGCCGCTGGACCATCGAGGAGGCGCTCGACAACGCCGTCCCGATGCCCGCCATCAGCGCGTCGATCTTCGCGCGCTTCTCCTCCCGCCAGGAGGACTCCCCGGCCATGAAGGCCGTCGCGGCGCTGCGCAACCAGTTCGGCGGCCACTCGGTGCAGAAGAAGTCCTGA
- the gyrB gene encoding DNA topoisomerase (ATP-hydrolyzing) subunit B — MTSDATQDLPDDSTPDEVEVEETHNDSDHITRQQVSNDYGANEIQVLEGLEAVRKRPGMYIGSTGPRGLHHLVSEIVDNSVDEALAGFASDIQITMRKDGGIRVVDDGRGIPVDIHPVEGISTVELVLTKLHAGGKFGGGGYAVSGGLHGVGSSVVNALSERLDVEVRRQGAVWRQSFTIGVPDAPLQKGEGSTETGTNITFWPSREIFETVEFDYDTLRARFQQMAFLNKGLALTLHDEREVDGAEHRTEKFLYERGLVDYVEHLVKAKKTEVVNADVIAFESEDTVKKISLEVAMQWTTSYTESVHTYANTINTHEGGTHEEGFRAALTTLVNRYARENKLLREKDENLTGDDVREGLTAVISVKLGEPQFEGQTKTKLGNTEAKAYVQRIVGQQLGDWLEKNPSQAKDIIRKGMQASQARLAARKAREQTRRKGLLESGGMPGKLKDCQSKDPALSEVFLVEGDSAGGSAVQGRNPTTQAILPLRGKILNVEKARLDRALQNNEVQSMITAFGAGIGEDFNAEKVRYHKIVLMADADVDGQHITTLLLTLLFRYMRPLIELGYVYLAQPPLYRLKWSNAEHQYVYTDAERDALLVHGQANGKKMPKDNGIQRYKGLGEMDYKELWETTMDPATRTLMQVTLDDAAGADEVFSTLMGEDVESRRSFIQRNAKDVRFLDI; from the coding sequence ATGACATCGGATGCCACACAGGACCTCCCCGACGACTCCACCCCCGACGAGGTGGAGGTCGAGGAGACGCACAACGACTCCGACCACATCACCCGCCAGCAGGTGAGCAACGACTACGGCGCCAACGAGATCCAGGTGCTCGAGGGCCTCGAGGCAGTGCGCAAGCGCCCCGGCATGTACATCGGGTCCACGGGACCGCGCGGTCTGCACCACCTGGTGAGCGAGATCGTCGACAACTCCGTCGACGAGGCCCTCGCCGGGTTCGCCAGCGACATCCAGATCACCATGCGCAAGGACGGCGGGATCCGCGTCGTCGACGACGGCCGCGGCATCCCGGTCGACATCCACCCCGTCGAGGGGATCTCCACGGTCGAGCTCGTCCTCACCAAGCTGCACGCCGGCGGCAAGTTCGGCGGCGGCGGATACGCGGTGTCCGGCGGCCTGCACGGCGTCGGCAGCTCCGTCGTGAACGCGCTGTCCGAGCGCCTCGACGTCGAGGTCCGCCGCCAGGGCGCCGTGTGGCGCCAGAGCTTCACCATCGGCGTGCCGGACGCACCTCTCCAGAAGGGCGAGGGATCCACCGAGACCGGCACGAACATCACCTTCTGGCCGAGCCGCGAGATCTTCGAGACCGTCGAGTTCGACTACGACACCCTCCGCGCGCGCTTCCAGCAGATGGCGTTCCTCAACAAGGGCCTGGCGCTCACGCTGCACGACGAGCGCGAGGTGGACGGCGCTGAGCACCGCACCGAGAAGTTCCTCTACGAGCGGGGCCTCGTCGACTACGTGGAGCACCTCGTGAAGGCGAAGAAGACCGAGGTCGTCAACGCCGACGTCATCGCCTTCGAGTCCGAGGACACGGTCAAGAAGATCAGCCTCGAGGTCGCGATGCAGTGGACCACCTCCTACACGGAGAGCGTCCACACCTACGCGAACACCATCAACACGCACGAGGGCGGCACGCACGAGGAGGGGTTCCGCGCGGCGCTCACCACGCTCGTCAACCGCTACGCGCGCGAGAACAAGCTGCTCCGCGAGAAGGACGAGAACCTCACGGGCGACGACGTCCGCGAGGGCCTCACGGCCGTCATCTCGGTGAAGCTCGGCGAGCCGCAGTTCGAGGGCCAGACCAAGACCAAGCTGGGCAACACCGAGGCGAAGGCCTACGTCCAGCGCATCGTCGGACAGCAGCTGGGGGACTGGCTCGAGAAGAACCCCTCACAGGCGAAGGACATCATCCGCAAGGGGATGCAGGCCTCGCAGGCGCGTCTCGCCGCCCGCAAGGCGCGCGAGCAGACCCGGCGCAAGGGCCTGCTCGAGTCGGGCGGCATGCCTGGCAAGCTCAAGGACTGCCAGAGCAAGGACCCGGCGCTCAGCGAGGTGTTCCTCGTCGAGGGCGACTCGGCCGGCGGATCCGCGGTGCAGGGGCGCAACCCCACGACGCAGGCGATCCTCCCGCTGCGCGGCAAGATCCTCAACGTCGAGAAGGCCCGGCTCGACCGCGCGCTGCAGAACAACGAGGTGCAGTCGATGATCACCGCGTTCGGCGCGGGCATCGGCGAGGACTTCAACGCCGAGAAGGTCAGGTACCACAAGATCGTGCTCATGGCCGACGCGGATGTCGACGGACAGCACATCACGACCCTGCTGCTCACCCTGCTGTTCCGCTACATGCGGCCGCTCATCGAGCTGGGCTACGTCTACCTGGCGCAGCCGCCGCTCTACCGGCTCAAGTGGTCGAACGCCGAGCACCAGTACGTCTACACCGATGCCGAGCGCGATGCCCTGCTGGTGCACGGGCAGGCCAACGGGAAGAAGATGCCGAAGGACAACGGCATCCAGCGCTACAAGGGCCTCGGCGAGATGGACTACAAGGAGCTGTGGGAGACCACCATGGATCCGGCCACCCGCACGCTCATGCAGGTCACGCTCGACGACGCCGCGGGCGCCGACGAGGTGTTCTCGACGCTGATGGGCGAGGACGTCGAGTCCCGCCGGAGCTTCATCCAGCGCAACGCCAAGGACGTCAGGTTCCTCGACATCTGA
- the gyrA gene encoding DNA gyrase subunit A, translating to MADDNTPDDEQGTGATPDDEQASSTDDALPQEGVTPASSAAAASDSLPGAIVDPDATVVVTHDRIEQVDLQLEMQRSFLDYAMSVIVQRALPEVRDGLKPVHRRVIYAMYDGGYRPDRSFFKSARVVGEVMGQFHPHGDSSIYDALVRLVQPWSLRYPLALGQGNFGSAGNDGAAAPRYTETKMAPLAMEMVRDITEDTVDFQDNYDGRTLEPKILPSRFPNLLVNGSVGIAVGMATNIPPHNLREVASGAQWLLAHPDANREELLEALLERIKGPDFPTGAQVLGTKGILEAYRTGRGSITMRAVVAVEEIQGRVCLVVTELPYQVNPDNLAIKIAELVKDGKLGGVADIRDETSGRTGQRLVIVLKRDAVAKVVLNNLYKHTQLQENFGANMLAIVDGIPRTLALDGFISAWVDHQIDVIVRRTQYRLNEAEARAHILRGYLKALDALDDVIALIRRSETVEVARGGLMKLLDIDELQANAILEMQLRRLAALERQKIQDQAAELEQRIAEYKHILATPTVQREIISTELQEITDKYGDDRRTEIMLGFDGDMSMEDLIPEEEMVVTVTRGGYIKRTRIDNYRSQHRGGKGVRGAQLRADDVVEHFFVTTTHHWLLFLTDKGRVYRAKAYELQEAGRDAKGQHVANLLAMQPDEEIQQVLDIRDYQVAQYLVLATRDGLMKKTALTEYDTNRTGGIIAINLRDGDALVSALLVDEDDDLLLVSRKGMSLRFSADNQALRPMGRSTSGVKGMTFRGDDTLLSASVVGEQGYVFVVTEGGFAKRTAADQYRVQNRGGMGIKVAKLQDARGDLAGALIVGEEDEILVVLASGKVVRSVVAEVPAKGRDTMGVVFARFADDDRIISLAKNSERNLVVPEAAPDASDGTAAGKGTPDE from the coding sequence ATGGCCGACGACAACACTCCGGACGACGAGCAGGGCACGGGGGCGACCCCGGACGACGAGCAGGCCTCGTCGACCGACGACGCCCTGCCCCAGGAAGGCGTGACGCCGGCGTCCTCCGCCGCCGCGGCGTCCGACTCCCTGCCCGGTGCGATCGTCGACCCCGATGCCACCGTGGTCGTCACGCACGACCGCATCGAGCAGGTCGACCTCCAGCTCGAGATGCAGCGCTCGTTCCTCGACTACGCGATGAGCGTCATCGTGCAGCGCGCGCTGCCCGAGGTGCGCGACGGCCTCAAGCCCGTGCACCGTCGCGTCATCTACGCCATGTACGACGGCGGCTACCGCCCCGACCGCTCCTTCTTCAAGTCGGCCCGCGTGGTCGGCGAGGTCATGGGGCAGTTCCACCCGCACGGCGACTCGTCCATCTACGACGCGCTGGTGCGACTGGTCCAGCCGTGGAGCCTGCGCTACCCGCTCGCGCTCGGCCAGGGCAACTTCGGGTCCGCCGGCAACGACGGCGCCGCCGCCCCTCGGTACACCGAGACCAAGATGGCGCCGCTCGCCATGGAGATGGTCCGGGACATCACCGAGGACACGGTCGACTTCCAGGACAACTACGACGGCCGCACGCTCGAGCCGAAGATCCTTCCCTCGCGCTTCCCGAACCTGCTGGTCAACGGGTCCGTCGGCATCGCGGTCGGCATGGCCACCAACATCCCGCCGCACAACCTCCGCGAGGTCGCGTCCGGCGCGCAGTGGCTGCTCGCGCACCCCGACGCGAACCGGGAGGAGCTCCTCGAGGCGCTCCTCGAGCGGATCAAGGGCCCCGACTTCCCGACGGGCGCGCAGGTGCTCGGCACCAAGGGCATCCTCGAGGCGTACCGCACCGGCCGCGGATCCATCACGATGCGCGCGGTCGTCGCGGTCGAGGAGATCCAGGGCCGTGTGTGCCTCGTGGTCACCGAGCTGCCCTACCAGGTGAACCCCGACAACCTCGCGATCAAGATCGCCGAGCTCGTGAAGGACGGCAAGCTCGGCGGCGTCGCCGACATCCGCGACGAGACCTCGGGCCGCACCGGGCAGCGCCTCGTCATCGTGCTCAAGCGCGACGCGGTCGCCAAGGTCGTGCTGAACAACCTCTACAAGCACACGCAGCTGCAGGAGAACTTCGGCGCGAACATGCTGGCGATCGTCGACGGGATCCCCCGCACGCTCGCGCTCGACGGCTTCATCTCAGCGTGGGTCGACCACCAGATCGACGTGATCGTCCGCCGCACGCAGTACCGGCTCAACGAGGCCGAGGCTCGCGCGCACATCCTGCGCGGCTACCTCAAGGCGCTCGACGCGCTGGACGACGTCATCGCGCTCATCCGCCGCTCGGAGACGGTCGAGGTCGCGCGCGGCGGGCTGATGAAGCTGCTCGACATCGACGAACTGCAGGCCAACGCCATCCTCGAGATGCAGCTCCGCCGCCTCGCCGCCCTCGAGCGCCAGAAGATCCAGGACCAGGCGGCCGAGCTCGAGCAGCGCATCGCCGAGTACAAGCACATCCTGGCGACTCCCACCGTGCAGCGCGAGATCATCAGCACCGAGCTGCAGGAGATCACCGACAAGTACGGCGACGACCGGCGCACGGAGATCATGCTCGGCTTCGACGGCGACATGAGCATGGAGGACCTCATCCCCGAGGAGGAGATGGTGGTCACGGTCACGCGCGGCGGGTACATCAAGCGCACGCGCATCGACAACTACCGCAGCCAGCACCGTGGCGGCAAGGGCGTCCGCGGCGCACAGCTCCGGGCCGACGACGTGGTCGAGCACTTCTTCGTCACCACCACGCATCACTGGCTGCTCTTCCTCACGGACAAGGGCCGCGTCTACCGCGCCAAGGCCTATGAGCTGCAGGAGGCCGGCCGCGACGCCAAGGGCCAGCACGTCGCCAACCTGCTCGCGATGCAGCCGGACGAGGAGATCCAGCAGGTCCTCGACATCCGCGACTACCAGGTGGCGCAGTACCTCGTGCTCGCCACCCGCGACGGCCTGATGAAGAAGACGGCCCTCACGGAGTACGACACGAACCGCACCGGCGGCATCATCGCGATCAACCTCCGTGACGGCGACGCGCTCGTCTCGGCGCTCCTCGTGGACGAGGACGACGATCTGCTCCTCGTGTCGCGCAAGGGCATGTCGCTGCGGTTCTCCGCCGACAACCAGGCGCTCCGTCCCATGGGGCGATCCACGTCCGGCGTGAAGGGCATGACGTTCCGCGGGGACGACACGCTGCTCAGCGCATCCGTGGTCGGCGAGCAGGGCTACGTGTTCGTCGTCACCGAGGGCGGCTTCGCGAAGCGCACCGCCGCGGACCAGTACCGCGTGCAGAACCGCGGCGGCATGGGCATCAAGGTGGCCAAGCTGCAGGACGCGCGAGGCGACCTGGCCGGCGCGCTCATCGTGGGCGAGGAGGACGAGATCCTCGTCGTGCTCGCCAGCGGCAAGGTGGTACGGTCTGTCGTGGCCGAGGTCCCGGCTAAGGGCAGAGACACCATGGGTGTCGTGTTCGCCCGGTTCGCGGACGACGACAGGATCATCTCACTGGCCAAGAACTCCGAACGCAACCTGGTGGTCCCCGAAGCTGCGCCCGACGCGTCCGACGGTACCGCTGCTGGAAAGGGAACACCTGATGAGTAG
- a CDS encoding rhomboid family intramembrane serine protease — MTDSPRTAADRCYRHPDRQSFVLCQRCGRTICPECQTPAAVGVICPEDMKEQRRTAPRSRASFVTRMTRSSAPVVTYGIMAVCAVVWILQVLPVVGAYVTTSLWFAPVYGSVASGAYEPWRMLTSAFTHSPDSILHIVFNMLSVFVFGRVLEPMLGRARFLALFLISALGGSLAVEVIGSAMGEPLQAVVGASGAIFGLMGGYFVLARKLGGNVGPLLGIIAINLLLGFVVQGVSWQAHVGGLVTGALVALVLLRTRDARQRGAQIGSLAGLAVAIVVAAAVLPVTL, encoded by the coding sequence ATGACCGACTCACCCCGTACGGCGGCCGACCGCTGCTACCGGCACCCCGACCGGCAGAGCTTCGTGCTGTGCCAGCGATGCGGGCGGACCATCTGCCCCGAGTGCCAGACGCCGGCCGCCGTCGGGGTGATCTGCCCCGAGGACATGAAGGAGCAGCGTCGCACCGCTCCCCGTTCCCGGGCGTCCTTCGTCACGCGGATGACGCGGAGCTCCGCGCCCGTCGTGACGTACGGGATCATGGCGGTCTGCGCCGTCGTATGGATCCTGCAGGTGCTGCCCGTCGTCGGTGCGTACGTGACCACGTCGCTGTGGTTCGCACCCGTCTACGGCAGCGTCGCCTCCGGCGCCTACGAGCCGTGGCGCATGCTCACAAGCGCCTTCACGCACTCGCCCGACAGCATCCTCCACATCGTCTTCAACATGCTGTCGGTCTTCGTCTTCGGTCGCGTCCTCGAGCCCATGCTCGGCCGTGCCCGCTTCCTGGCCCTCTTCCTGATCTCGGCCCTCGGCGGATCCCTGGCCGTCGAGGTCATCGGCTCAGCCATGGGCGAGCCGCTGCAAGCCGTCGTCGGCGCCTCCGGCGCGATCTTCGGGCTGATGGGCGGCTACTTCGTGCTCGCCCGCAAGCTCGGCGGCAACGTGGGCCCTCTCCTCGGCATCATCGCGATCAACCTCCTGCTCGGCTTCGTCGTGCAGGGCGTCTCCTGGCAGGCGCACGTCGGCGGCCTGGTGACGGGAGCGCTCGTGGCGCTCGTGCTCCTGCGCACGCGGGACGCGCGCCAGCGGGGTGCCCAGATCGGCTCCCTCGCGGGCCTCGCGGTGGCCATCGTCGTCGCGGCTGCCGTGCTCCCCGTCACCCTCTGA
- a CDS encoding DUF721 domain-containing protein: MIPRAPDGGPMPESEAVAVYRRFRKVFGDASVRSPSARKRREQKAGSSPFQPGRDPDSLGNVMDSLTSRMGWTSSLSQAELMAAWTTIAGEETAVHSSPVGIEDGLLTVECESTAWATQLRLMRVEITTRIAERFPDAGIRSIRFQGPNAPSWKKGPRSIPGRGPRDTYG; the protein is encoded by the coding sequence GTGATCCCCCGCGCGCCGGACGGCGGTCCGATGCCCGAGTCGGAGGCGGTGGCCGTGTACCGCCGGTTCCGCAAGGTGTTCGGCGACGCGTCCGTCCGCTCGCCGTCGGCCCGGAAGCGCCGCGAGCAGAAGGCCGGCAGCTCGCCGTTCCAACCCGGACGGGATCCCGACTCCCTCGGCAACGTGATGGACTCGCTCACCTCGCGGATGGGCTGGACGTCCTCACTGTCGCAGGCCGAGCTCATGGCCGCGTGGACGACCATCGCCGGCGAGGAGACGGCCGTGCACTCGTCGCCCGTCGGCATCGAGGACGGCCTCCTCACGGTCGAGTGCGAGTCGACGGCGTGGGCGACGCAGCTGCGGCTCATGCGCGTGGAGATCACGACGCGCATCGCCGAGCGCTTCCCGGACGCGGGCATCCGGTCGATCCGCTTCCAGGGGCCGAACGCCCCGTCCTGGAAAAAGGGTCCCAGGTCGATCCCAGGGCGGGGCCCGCGCGATACCTACGGCTAG